GGAGAGCGAGGTGGACGTCGACCTTCCCACGGCCGATTCGGCGGCGGCGAGCGAGCGGATGCCGGGCGAAATCATTATCAACCTGTTGCGTCCGGAGGATGCGCGGGTAGTGGACGGCACGGTGCTCGACATCGTCGTGAACGAGCGAGTGATGGATATCGTGGGGCTGCAGACGCTGCTCGACCGCGTAGCGAAGTATTTCCCGGGCGGCTCGGTGATTATCCGGGGGGACCGTCATGCGACGCTGGGCCGGGCGATAGAGGTGCTCGATGCGTGCAGCAAGGTCGATATTCAGAACGTGGCGTTTGCGGCGGTCCAGCCGGAAGAGGAGCGCTCAGAAGTCCCGTGACCCGAACCTTTCTGACAATCGCGACGCTCTTGTGCCTCTGCGCGGATGCGACTGCCCAGTCGCCGGAACAGACGCAAATGGAGTTTGCCGACGGGCTCTTCCAGCGGGGCTTCTTCACGGAAGCGGTGGACGAATACGAGGCGTACCTGAGGGATTATCCGAAAGGCTCGTACGGGCCGACCGCGTGCTACCGGCTGGGCGAGGCCGCGTTCGCGGCGGGACAATACGAGAAGGCCATTGCGGCGTTCGAGAAGGTATTGCCGCCAGCACTGGAGTACCCGGAGCGGCTGCGCGCGGCATTGCGCCGCGGCGAGGCCCTGTACATGCTGCGGCGCTACGAGGATGCCGCCAAGGCACTGGAACCGCTGTCGGGTCCGGACACCCCGGCGGATTTGTGTGTGCGTGCCCTGTATTTCCTGGGCAGGACACGTCTGGACACGCGGGACTATGACGGCGCCCAGCGAGCGTTCGTGGCGGTGACGGAACGCTTTCAGGACGACCCGCTGGCCCCGTACGCACAGTATCAGCTCGCCCATGTATGCGTGGGCCGCGGCGACCTTGAAAACGCGGCCGTCGCGTTCTCCGAGGCCGCGCAAGACGCTCCCGAAGAAACACTGCGCATGGAAGCGCGGTTCCGCGCAGCGGAGATCTACGACAAGCTTGGCTGGTTCAGCGCGGCGGTGGGAGCGTATGAGCAACTGAAGACGGAGTTCCCGGATTCGGCCTACGCGCAGCGGGCGGATTACGGGTATGCGTGGGCGCTGTATCATGCGGGCAAGCTCGCCGAAGCTGAGGTGGCGGCGGCGCGGTTCCTGGCGGCGCATCCGGATACGCCGTATGCGGCGGGCCTACTCTATCTGCGCGCGAACGCGCTGCAACAACAGCGGCGTTATGACGATGCGCTGGCGCTGTACCGGCAGATCGCCGCTGACCATGCGGAATCGGAATTTCTGGAGCGGTCGCGCTACAAAATCGCCTGGGTGCTCCAACTCAGCGGCCGCGCGGCCGAGGCCAAGAATGAGGTCATGACCTTCCTGCGCGACTACAAGGAATCGGTGCTGACGGGGGATGCGGCGTTCCTGCTGGGGACTTTGCTGGTTACGGAGGGAAACTACGAGGACGCGCAGCAGGAGTTCCGCCTTGTTGCCGAGAAGTATCCGGACAGCGAATATGGCCCTGAGGCCCTGTACAAGTCGGGCGAGTGCCTGGAGCACCTGGGATTGACGGACCAGGCGGCGGCGGTGTTCGAACAATTCGTGCGGCAGTATCCGGAACATCCGCTGACGACGGAGGCGATGCTGCGCGCGGGCGATGCGCAGTTCTCGGCGCAGTCGTTTCAAGACGCGGTGACGAAGTACCGCACGCTGCTGGAACAGGCGGCGGACCCGTCCATCGAGCAGGACGCGCTGTACCGTCTCGCGATTACGTATTACAACATGAAGGACTACGCGTCGAGTGAAGCGACATTCCGCCAATTGCTCGAGAAGTATCCGGATGTTCCGCAAGCGGTGGAAGCTACATACCGCGTGGCGGACTGCGTCATGCGGCAGGAGGGGGGCCCGCTGAGGGCCATCGAGTTGTACCAGTCCGTATTGGAGAAGGCGCCGCAGGGCCCGCTGGCGGGGCAGGCGTTGCGTGGGCTCGCCGTGGCGCACTATGAGAACAAGGATTACGACCGGGCCGCGGAGTTCTTCGACCAGCTCATCCGGGAGTATCCGGAAGTACCGCTGAACGAGAAGGCGTACGCGTGGTTGGGTGAACGTCATTACGCAGCGGAACAGTGGGAACTGGCGGGCCGCGCCTTCGATGCGCTGCTGGAGCGTGTGCCGGATTACCCGAACCCGGAACGGATTCGCTTCCGCGTGGCGGAATGCCGGGAGAAATCCGGCGATGCGGCCGGCGCGCTGGAACTGTACGCGCGTGTCGCGCAGGACGCGCCGAAAAGCACCGCGGCCGTCGAGGCGCGGTACCGGATGGCCGCCCTGCACGAACAGAAGGGTGAAACGGAAGAGGCCTTGAGGCTTTACGAGGAGACGAGCAACTCGAACAGCGGCGATGTGGCGGCGCGCGCCTGTTTTCGTGTCGCGGAGATCTGCGAGAAACAGGAGGACGCCGAACGCGCGGCGCGCAACTACATGCGCGTCGCCATTCTGTTCCTGCACGCGGAACTGTCGCCGGAGGCGCTTCTGCGCGCGGGACGGCTCTACGAGAAGCTGGGCAAGCCGGACCAGGCCAAGCGCACGTACGAGGAATTGGTCGCCGATTTTCCGGACCAGCCGCAGGCAGCGCCAGCACGTGAAGCACTGGCTGCGCTGGGCGGGACCTGATGCCATGCCGAGCCGTCGCGTAATACTGGCCTTTTGCGTGCTGGTGTCGCTGGCGGTCCATTTCGTGTTTTGGTTCTACGCCGCGCCGCGCATTACGCTCGTGCGGGCGCATGCGGCGGTGGAGAGCCTCCGCGAACGGTATCAGGTGCGCCTGCTCGAAACCTACGAGGACAAGACGCGGGTTTTCGAACGCTCCGCGGACAAACTCGCCTCCCGGCCCGGAGAGGTTCGCGACCTGGTGAACGGACAAGGCGAGTCTCTCGCGTTCGAGCGGGGGCCGGAGCGTCCGGAGGCGTCCGTTCCCGACCTGGAAACCCGCCTCGCATCGGACGCCGTGACGCGGGAATATGCGTTGGACCCGGACGCCGCGCTGCTCCGAGAGATGGACATGCGCATCGTTGAAATCGCCGAAGACGCCGCGCGGCGTGACTTGCAGGTAGCCCGGCGCGTCGTGCGGCCCAGTCCCATCGAAATGCTGGGCGACGGCGAAATGCCCGCGCTGCGAGACCTGGCGATTGCGAGCGACGTGCCGCCGCTGCAACTGCCTTCCTCGTCGCGCCCGGGACTGTTGGCTCAAGACGTTTTGCCCTCGAACGAGCGCGAAGAAACGGGTGAGACCGCGCAACTGCCGCCACACGAGGAGATTGCGGTTCCCGAGCCCGCGCAGACGGCGCCGCCGATGCCGGAGAAGCAGGAGATAATCGTCGCGCGCACGCCGGTGATCGATGCGATTCGCAAGGGGCGTGAAACTCAGTACACGTTTATCGATGATCTGCTCGACATCGCGATAGACGTGTACCAGGCGCCGGGCGAGGCGCAGGGGTTCTTCCGGCTGCGTATCACCTCCAAGGATACGGAGGCCCTGCAAACGCTGCCGCGCGACATTACCTTTGTGCTCGATGCATCGAGCAGCATCAGCCAGCGCAAGCTCGACCTCTCGGTGCGGGGGCTCACGCAGGCCTTGGAAGCCCTGCATCCGCAGGACAACTTCAATATCGTGGTCTTCCGCGACCTGCCCACCAAGTTCAAGACGGCGCATGTGCCCGGCGTCAGCGAGAACAAGGCTGCCGCTGCGGCGTTCCTGCAAGGCCTGGAATCACGGGGCGAGACGGACGTGTTCAAGGCGCTGCAGCCGGTGCTCCAGTCGTTGCCGCGAACCGGCGTGCCGGGCATCGTCGTGCTGGTTTCAGACGCTCGCCCCACCTCAGGCTTGCGTGACAGCCGCGCAATCATAAACGGTCTGACGGCGGATAACGCGCGGAACACGATATTCGCGTTTGGGGGCGGCCGCACGGTGAATCAATATCTGCTCGATTTGCTGGCGTACCGGAACCGCGGGGAATCGCGTGTGGTAAGCGATATCGAGCGTATTGACGATGAACTCCCGCTTTTCCTGGCCGGTGTGCGCGAGCCGTTGCTCGTGGATGTTCGGGCGGACTATGGCCGGATAGACGAGGCAGGCGTCTTTCCGAACGCAATTCCCGACTTCTACCGGGGCCGTCCGGTGTGCGTCTACGGGCGGTACGACCCCGCGAAA
This genomic stretch from Candidatus Hydrogenedentota bacterium harbors:
- a CDS encoding tetratricopeptide repeat protein, which gives rise to MTRTFLTIATLLCLCADATAQSPEQTQMEFADGLFQRGFFTEAVDEYEAYLRDYPKGSYGPTACYRLGEAAFAAGQYEKAIAAFEKVLPPALEYPERLRAALRRGEALYMLRRYEDAAKALEPLSGPDTPADLCVRALYFLGRTRLDTRDYDGAQRAFVAVTERFQDDPLAPYAQYQLAHVCVGRGDLENAAVAFSEAAQDAPEETLRMEARFRAAEIYDKLGWFSAAVGAYEQLKTEFPDSAYAQRADYGYAWALYHAGKLAEAEVAAARFLAAHPDTPYAAGLLYLRANALQQQRRYDDALALYRQIAADHAESEFLERSRYKIAWVLQLSGRAAEAKNEVMTFLRDYKESVLTGDAAFLLGTLLVTEGNYEDAQQEFRLVAEKYPDSEYGPEALYKSGECLEHLGLTDQAAAVFEQFVRQYPEHPLTTEAMLRAGDAQFSAQSFQDAVTKYRTLLEQAADPSIEQDALYRLAITYYNMKDYASSEATFRQLLEKYPDVPQAVEATYRVADCVMRQEGGPLRAIELYQSVLEKAPQGPLAGQALRGLAVAHYENKDYDRAAEFFDQLIREYPEVPLNEKAYAWLGERHYAAEQWELAGRAFDALLERVPDYPNPERIRFRVAECREKSGDAAGALELYARVAQDAPKSTAAVEARYRMAALHEQKGETEEALRLYEETSNSNSGDVAARACFRVAEICEKQEDAERAARNYMRVAILFLHAELSPEALLRAGRLYEKLGKPDQAKRTYEELVADFPDQPQAAPAREALAALGGT
- a CDS encoding biopolymer transporter ExbD, whose protein sequence is MKFGRRAQDEGDTIMMAPLIDIIFLTLVFFMWTSVYTQLESEVDVDLPTADSAAASERMPGEIIINLLRPEDARVVDGTVLDIVVNERVMDIVGLQTLLDRVAKYFPGGSVIIRGDRHATLGRAIEVLDACSKVDIQNVAFAAVQPEEERSEVP
- a CDS encoding VWA domain-containing protein, translated to MPSRRVILAFCVLVSLAVHFVFWFYAAPRITLVRAHAAVESLRERYQVRLLETYEDKTRVFERSADKLASRPGEVRDLVNGQGESLAFERGPERPEASVPDLETRLASDAVTREYALDPDAALLREMDMRIVEIAEDAARRDLQVARRVVRPSPIEMLGDGEMPALRDLAIASDVPPLQLPSSSRPGLLAQDVLPSNEREETGETAQLPPHEEIAVPEPAQTAPPMPEKQEIIVARTPVIDAIRKGRETQYTFIDDLLDIAIDVYQAPGEAQGFFRLRITSKDTEALQTLPRDITFVLDASSSISQRKLDLSVRGLTQALEALHPQDNFNIVVFRDLPTKFKTAHVPGVSENKAAAAAFLQGLESRGETDVFKALQPVLQSLPRTGVPGIVVLVSDARPTSGLRDSRAIINGLTADNARNTIFAFGGGRTVNQYLLDLLAYRNRGESRVVSDIERIDDELPLFLAGVREPLLVDVRADYGRIDEAGVFPNAIPDFYRGRPVCVYGRYDPAKDREFVMRLTGLAGEKRKEVIFRADLSKASAGDSSIARHWAFAKSYHLIGEISRVGEQPELVGELRELSRQY